Proteins co-encoded in one Nicotiana sylvestris chromosome 7, ASM39365v2, whole genome shotgun sequence genomic window:
- the LOC138873520 gene encoding uncharacterized protein, which translates to MVQGSRKWHEKLHFALLGYRTIVRTLVGATPYLLVYGTEAVIPAEDEILSLRIVAEAKIDDDEWVKTHLEQLSLIDERRLATVCHGQLYQKRMARAYNNKVCPRKFEVGQQVLKYILPHQAEAKALFKQVRKDFKAYYQLPNCTKQSAAKHTRDAMMQSGK; encoded by the exons atggtgcaaggttccaggaaatggcatgaaaagttgcacTTTGCTCTGCTGGGTTACCGCACTATTGTTCGTActttagtaggtgcaactccttatttgttagtatatggtactgaagcagtgatacccgcggaagaTGAAATTCTATctcttcggattgttgctgaagccaaaattgatgatgatgagtgggtcaaaacccatttagagcaattaagtctgattgacgaGAGAAGACTGGCAACAGTGtgccatggccagttgtatcaaaagagaatggcaagagcatacaacaataAGGTGTgtccccggaaatttgaagtgggtcagcaagtattgaaatacatccttccacatcaggctgaagcaaaag CTTTGTTTAAGCAAGtgagaaaggatttcaaagcttactaccaacttccaaattgcacaaagcaaagtgcggccaaaCATACTAGAGATGCCATGATGCAAAGTGGAAAATAA